TTGTTTTAGATTGGTGGAAATTgttaagaaatatgtttttaagatttgttGGGGGAAAAATAGTTTATCTCTATCACTaggaaagttaagaaaaaagaTGTTACATGCTGTATACATGAGACCCATGTCAAATGAATAAAGACtcagaaaatgtgaaaagttaAAGTATGGGGAAAGATATACCAGGAAAATAACTCAAAGAAGTCTAAGTTTAGCTGCATTAACCACCAAACAAAGCAGATTTTGAGTCAAAAGGCACGATCAGTAATGAAGTGTCatcacaaatgaaaaaggaataaccAGTATGACAAAGCAGTTCTAAACCCGGATGCAGCTCACAACATAGTCCCCAAAGAGGTAAAACTAAAGTTAACAGGAGgacaagaagaaatggacacattccAGCAGCACTGTGACATTGTAGTAGATCTCTGTCAGCAACTAATCAAGTAGACAAAAACCAAAGCTACTCTGTTTATTTATAGGCTTCAGTTGCTCTCTGAAATTATCTAttttcttgtctgtcttctccaccagGGTGTAGGTTTCATGGGGGAGCAGaggtttttgtttactttgtgtCCGGCTGCTTCCTGGGTTCCCACTATAATGCCTGGCACGAAGTGGGTGCTTAGTAAATCTGGGTGAATCAAATGCATGAATGCTCAGCCCTGGTGCTGGGTGATGCTGGGGCCCAGAGATGAGTCGTGCTGAGGGCTGGTGAGGGAGAAAGCCAGCTGGACTGGGATCAATCCAGGTGTGATGACCAGAGCTATGGCAGCCGAGATACCAGGGACTAGGAGAGCCCTGACAGTGTAGAGGGGAGTGAAGGACTTGGAGGAAACTCCCTAGACGCGGAGCACTTGTGATGGCTCTTGATGGATGAGCAGGAGTTTATTGGGTGGTGAATAGCatctcatccatccatccatccattcatttcatGGGGCTGCCTGTGCTGGGAAGTGCCAGGGACCTAGAGCTGAGTCAGTCTTGAACCCTGCTCTCAGTAACCCCCTTGTCTGTGGGGGGAGGTTGACACAGGCAGTCCTAATCCAGGATGCCCAGATGGTGGCAGAGGGAGACACAGATGCTGTGGAAGCCATGAGGGGCTACGTGGCGcttgtggtgggggaggggaggcaccgGGATGAGCAGGGGCGGGGTAGGTCCTTTCTACACGGGGTGCTGGAGGTATGAGAGAACCTGGCCCAGTCCTGGGCTCGTACCCAGTCCATGTCGCACCCTGCCCCATGCACACTGCCTGGTCCAGCCAtaagccccattttacagacaaggatgTCGAGCCTTAGAGAGGTTGGCTCACTTTCCCAGGGGAGCAGCCCAGCTGGCGTCCAGTGTgaccagaggcaggagagctgaGCAGGGGATGTGCATGAGACTGGTCCCCCACACAGGTGGCGTGGCCCTGGGTGGCCTCGGCAAGTCTCTCTCGCCAGTCTCCCCTCTGTGTAGTGCCGCTGTGGGATGGGCTCAGGAAACTGGGACCGAGCCACCTGGGGCAAACGTGAGACGTTTGCAAGATGGGACCAATgaccttctgtttcctttcccagaatGGAACAGCAGAGGGGGCTCCTgttgtttctgggggtacagatGCTGCTGGTGGGGGCATTGCTCTACCAAAGCCACCACCGCCGTAGCTTCACCTCTTTCCTGCGCTCCCTAATACAAGACAAGCCAGAGGATGGAGAAGAGCTGCCTTTTCTGGTTCAGGTCTCCTCTGTAGGAATCCCTTACCAGGACGTGTACTCCAACCTCAGCCAGATCCACCCCCTGGACATCAGTGACGAGGATCTGCCCAACTGTCCCATCATCTCGCCCTACATCAGTAAGCCTGTAGCGGCCTCttacacccccagccccacctcaggcTTCGGGGAGCCAGCAGGAATCcctgaggaggagggcaggacctGGAAGCACAAGGCAGTGGGCTTGGTgactggggcggggtggggcaaCGGAGGGGGTGCTGGTTATCTAGTGCTGCATCAAAATGAACCACCTCCAAACTTGGTGTCTTTAAACAATCATTAACTCAAAGTGCATGGGGGTCAGAAATTTGGGGGTGGGCGCAGCTGGACAGTTGCAGTCCAGGTTTTTCATGCAGTTGCGGTGAAATGAGGGTGGAGCTAGAGCGGCGGCGGGCGGAAGCCGCCGGCACCTGGCTTTCTCCATGGGATCTTAGGGGCTCTCCGTGTGGGCTAGCTGGGCTTCTTCACAGCATGGTGGCCTCAGAGCTGAAGGCTTCAAGAGCAAGTATTCGTGTAAACGAGGCGTTGGCCTAGTGGCCTTTTACGATCTAGTCTCAAAAGTCACGTAACGTCACGTCTCCCATACCCCGTTCATTGGAACAGTTGTAAAAGCCCACTCAGCTTTAAGGGGCAGGGACAGAGACTCACCTCTCAATAGGAAGAGTGTCAAGGTCACATTGGCTGAAGGGCCTGTTGGGTAAGAGTGTTGTGGCCATCTTGGGGAAAAAGATGGTTTGCCGCAGAAAGAGGAGGCACGCCAGGGGATAAGTGGACGGTGGGCCCTCAGTGAGAGAGGAAAGTGAGGAGGAGGCGGATCTAAGATGCAGGGAGAGAGCGGCCTGAGACCCACCCAGGAGGAGACATCTGGGGTGTCTTGTGTTAGGCTGGGGTTGGAGCTCAGGAGGCAGACTTAGGACCATCAGAGTCCGCAGGAGGAAAAGCAGCAGGAGGTGATGAGCTTgctgagggagggcagagagaagcatgggaggctggggagagatgAGGGAAGGATCAGAGGAGGTACTGAGAGGTGGAGCGAAGaccccaggagggcaggacaTTTTTGAGCCAAGAAGCTCAAAAGGGGGAAACTCAGAGCCTGTCGTACTGGCATGTGAGTCCCctagggctgccctaacaaagtGCCCAAActgggggcttaaaacaacagaaattgaccctctcacagtcctggaggccacaAGTCGGAAACCAAGGTGTTGTCAAGGGTTggctccttctggaagctctgggaGAGAAGCCAGCCCATGCCTCTGTCCAAGCTTCTGGTGGTTGGTGGCAATCCCTGGCCATCCTTAGCTTGTAGGCACACTGCTTAAGTTTTTGCCTccatggccaccttctccctgggtcttcacgtggccttcttgGAAGGACATCAGCCATTGGAttgagggcccaccctaatccagtatgaccacATTTCAACCTGCATAGTATCTGTGAAGTCCCTATCTCCCAGTAAGGTCACATACTGAAATTCTGGGTGGACACGCCTTTGGGGGTGGGACATGATTCCACCCGGGACATCTGGCTTGTGGGGTGTCTAGGGTAGATCCCTGACCATCCCTGGCCTGTGCCTCTCTCAGATGGTCCTTTGAAGGTGCTGATCCCAGAGAACCTGACGATGGAGCAGGTGGTGGAGAAGAACCCACTGGTGGAGCTGGGAGGCCAGTACCGGCCACCCGACTGCTGGACAGAGCAGCACACGGCGGTCGTGGTGCCCTACTGCGGGCAAGGCcggcagctgcagcagctgctctTCCACCTGCACCCCTTCCTGCAGCGCCAGCAGCTGCACTATGCCGTCTACGTGGTGAACCAGGTGCGGCGGCGGTGCGGAGGGGCAGGGCCGGGAGGGCAGGCGGGTCTGAGCCTGACCGTGGAGAGTCAGGGCTGGAGTTGTCACTCACTGAGCTGAGAGTATCTGGGCCAGAGAGTATCCGGGGGGCTGGATTGATGAGTCAAGAAGAACTTGGATTGGGGGAAATTAGAGCCAGGGGCTGTAGGTTTGGTCTTGGCTGGCCTAGTCTGGGATCAGCTTGAATAGCTGTCCGAGGGAAAGGCTCAATCCCACTGAGTCCAGGTCTCTCTGAAACCGGGGCTGGTCAGATTGGACAGTTAACCTAAGGGGTAAATTAAAGCACTGAGCAGGGGGGTCAGATGCCGTTTGAATCTTGGTCTTGCCCGTTACTACCTGTGTGGCCTGAGGGTGGGACCAAtcatccatccagccagccagcagtCCAACACGGTTACTCAGTATAACCATGTGCCATTGTTTTCTCATTCATGAGACAAGGATTCACTGAGTTAATGAATGTAAAGCAGTgaggccagtgcctggcacatagtaggtgctcaatacacgATAtagtaatgatgatggtgatcaTAACGATAGTGGTGGTGACTGTGACaatggcggtggtggtggtgatgacggtGATGTTGGTAATAGTGACGATGGAGGGTAGGTGACTATGCTGATGTTGAAGATGGTGCAGACAGTGATAGTGATGACGGTGGTAGTGCTGGTAATGAACATCATGTTAATGGTAAGTGGTGGTGGTTATGGTTAAGGTAGTGATGAAGGAGATAATGATGatagaggaagaaggggagaggtaAATCCTGTCCTGGGCATCAGACCTAGTCTTTGTCTAGAAGGAGCAGAAACAGATAGAGACACAGCTGGTCCCCAATCACTCctgacctctgcctccctcagaTGGCCTCTTGAAGGTGATGATCCTTGAGAACCTTGAGAATGGCTGAGGAGGGAGACCTGAGAGGCTGAAGATACTGACTGCCTAGGATGCGGGTGGGGGGACCCAAGGAAAGCTTCCCAGCGAAGGGAACTTTTGAACTGCATCTTCCTGGGCAAGTCTGGGTTTTCCATCTCCACTGTGGGAATAAGGAGGGGTTCCAGGCAGAATGGCTCTTGAAAAGGTGAGAGAGGATGGGCCTGGCAGGTGTGGTGAAGGCAGCACCGAACATCTGTGTCCACCCCAGGTGAACAACAGCCCCTTCAACTGGGGCAAGCTGTGCAACGTGGGGTTCTGGGAGGCCATGCAGGAGGAGGACTGGGACTGTGTCTTCTTCCACGATGTGAACCTCCTCCCGGAGGACGACCGCAACCGCTACGTCTGTGACGTCTTCCCTGCCCATGTGTCCGTGGCCATTGACAAGTTCAACTACAAGTAGGTGGAGGAAGGGACTGTTCGCCTTGGCCTGCCCTCCCCGGACCTTGCCCTGCCCATCTGTTTGGTCCAGGCCCCTGATCCctgtggcagaggcagagaggggatgTTGGGAAAGGCCTTGGGATGGTGAAGAGCCTCCCTCTTGGATGTGGGTGTCAcgtgggagtgggattgcttgtCAGCGGGGGAGTCAGGATGCTGTTAATAAAGTGGTAGGCAGCAAGGTTGTGAACTGAGGTCACAAAAGGGGAACTTACGAAAAGAGGGGCTAACTGGGGATCAGCAAGGGCTACTTGATGGCGTCAGGAGATGGGCCTGTCAGATGCTtcagggaggggatagctcaggaTCCGATGAGGGGCCATCTCAAGGGTCAGGGGAAGGACTACCCCAGGATCAGGCAGGGGGACATCTGGGGGTCAGGGCAGAGGTTGTCACAGAGGTGAGTGGAGAAGGGCTTACCCAGAAATAAAGCTTGGAGACTCCAGCCAGGAAGGGGCTAGGGCCCATTGGTAGGAATTCCCTGTGCTTCCAACCCTGTCTGCCTCTCCAGGCTGCCCTACCAAGGCTATCTTGGAGGGGTGTTTGCTCTGCGCCCCATTCACTACCTGAGGATAAACGGTTTCCCCAACACGTACTGGGGCTGGGATCAGGAGGACAATGAGATCGCTGCCAGGTAGGGGGCCCTGCTCCAGGGAGCCCAGCACAGGGAGCTGCTGGTCCCTCCATGGCTGGGGGGACACTGGCTGCCCTTGGCTAATAGGGGACACCCCCTATTTTGGATTGAGGGAGACACGAGCCGCTCCAGCCTGAGGGGCTGGGCGCTGGGCACGGCATGGGGATCCTATCAGAGGAGACAGGCATccggcctccctgccctcccctctgtaAGGGTGAAGCTCAGCGGGATGCTCCTCTCCCGGCCCCACCTGCTCTTTGGCCGCTACCACatgctggaggaggggcagtaCCCCAGCCACAAGCAGAGCCCCCAGAGGTGAGTCAGacttggggcaggggtggggtgggggggtgggaggatTCTAGGCCTGTCCCTGATCCCCAGGCTCACGTGGCAGCCCGTCCTGCatctccttccagccctgggctTCTGGCCCCGATCCGCCGCAGGTGGTGGCACGATAGCATGAACTCGCTGAGCTACAGGCTGCTCTCCAAGGAGCTGCAGCCCCTCTACACCAACCTCACCGTGGACATCAGCTTCtcagccccaggagccccagggccaggctgaaGGGTATCTGAAGGCCAGAAGGGAATCCCTGAGACCCGGGCTGCAGGGCAGGCCTCCCACTCAGCCCTCTTATTAAAGGAGGGTTTACTTTATTCACTCCTCTCTGCCACCCCACGCCCCATCCTTCCGTTTCCATTCATTCAGTTACATGGGGCCCCATTCAAATTCGCCAAGCTCTGGGCCTCTCTATGCAGTTCAAAGTGCTTAACACACGCCCACCCGTTGACTTCTCACAAGGACTTGTTGGGTAGCTCTTCTGTCATCTTCCTTTTGAAAACCAGGACAGATGTCTTGCCTGATGGATGTAAAATCAAGCACAGGAACCTGGCTCCCAGGCCTGTCCACTTACAGATTATGCTGTTCTACTTTCTTGCAgcagaaaagggggggggggggatgaataattttttaaaatgtgaggatGGTTGAGTAAATTACAGCATGTCCACATGATCGAATATCACTGCAGTCACTGAACAGCCGTGTTGTGGAGTGAAAAGAACCAGTGCACACGTGTGAGATGatctaatatttataaaacaaagaggaaggaatacCTCAATGGGTGTCTGATTATGAGCATAGTAGTGAGTGTGTGTGGATAACAAGTACTGGCAGACTTCTTCCATAAAGGCcagagaggaaatgttttcagattGCAGCCGAATGGCCTTTGCCACGGCAGCTCAGCCCTGCCACTggagcacaaaagcagccacagacaacacatGAACAGATGaacgtggctgtgttccagtaagaCTTTATTTAACGAAACAGGTGGCCGACCAGATCTGGCTGATGGTCAGTTTACTGACTCCTGGTGTGTATGACCTGGAGCCTGCATAAAAATACGGAAGAGTCCATACTGAAAGGCTGACACTGGTTATCCACAGATAGTGGAGGTggaaaggggagggcagagctgaaccagtcaggaaagaagagaaaaactacaCCTTAAAGACCAGAATCCCATTTACgcatttatggaaaaaaaaaaagtacattcacATGCCTATATACATACAGAAATTAATAACTACTGACTGCAATCTCAGGATGTAAATAGGGAATAAATTTGATAATTATATTAGgtgcttttaaaatatgtgtataatataCACATTGTACAACCCaaacatttacaatttttatttgttaatcacacctcaataaatgtgtgtgtgtgtgtatatatatataaatatatatataaatttttttatatatgtatataaaaaattGAGCCACACTTCCTGTTATGCAGTGAATTCTGTAGCAAACACTACAGAACTGagggggtgtgtgtatatatgcatataaatatatatgctgaCCTGAAGATGtaaatacacagacatacatatacatacagatacacacatatacataatacTGCCCAGTCACTGTTCAGTTCCCTGGCCTTTTAGAAATATTGATACCCCACATTAAGTAGGGTTTATATCATGAATATAATTTGCCACATACTTTCCTGTAAATCTGGGAACAGTCTGTTTTGTAccacattcttttttctcagtgtgttaaGAGTTTTCTTCCCCAGATgaattttataattcaaaaaaaaaatttaatggtcACATGTCTAGTTGTGGATCTTATGAGACCCTGTCAGTTTCAACTATTGAGAACAAACACGTCCTCTGACAGCAATTTCTGACAGCTTTTCTTTTGGCTCACACATCAGTCACTTTTGCCAACCCACAGTAGCATAGGTAGAGGTCAGCTACATCTTTTTGGAAATAAGCACATTTTCAGAACCTTCCATTTTTCACTAGTAAATGAGAGTCAGTCATTCAGAGTTAAGTCCAATTccattttgctttacttttttttttatttctttgaaggggagggagaaattataTTACacgaattttataatttttaatgagacTAGTATTATTATGGGCATTTCCACTCATTCTTAAAAGTTCTTGTCTGAGTAATTTCCCTCacatataataatgtataatttGGTGGCATGCAATGCATTCCTAGAGTTTTTCTGAAGCATGAATTCTGTAGCATACAATTAAATCTGacttttgtaagatttttttcttcaagaaatcCAGAGAGTTTGTTTCACTTATGTATATGCTGAGGCATAGTAGGAATTGATTTCTGCGTAAAGCTTGTCACAGAATAACTGCTTTTGTGAGGTTTACCCCTGGTATGAGTTGTTTGGTGTTTATTAAAATTTGATCTGTTGTTGAAGGTGTTCCCACATTTGGAACATGCATAAGGTCTCTCTCCTGTGTGAATTCGTTGATGCACTTTGAGTTGTGGCTTCTTACTGAAGGTTTTCCCACAGTCACAGCATTCGTAAGGTTTCTCTCCAACGTGAGTTCTCTGATGGGCAGTCAACTCCGATTTCTGGATGAAGGTGTTCCCACATTTGTAACAGGCAAAAGTTCTCTCTCTAGTGTGGGTCAGCTGATGTTTATGGAAATTGGACCGCccgttgaaagccttcccacacgCAGGGCATATGTAGGGTTTCTCTCCGGTGTGAATTCGCTGATGTTCTTTGAATTGTGACTTGGAAGTAAAGGCCTTCCCACAGTCACTGCATTTGtaaggcttctctccagtgtgagtccGCTGATGCATGCTGAGTATTGACTTCTGgttgaaggccttcccacactcatGGCACACGTGGTGTCTTTCTCCAGTGTGGATTTTGTGGTGTATATTGAGGTGTGACTTTTGGGTGAAGGTTTTTCCACAGTCActacattcataaggtttctcccCGGTATGGATTCGATGATGTATATCGAGTTGTGACTTGGAAATGAAGGACTTCCCACAGTTGTGGCACTGATAAGGTTTCTCTCCCGTGTGACTTCTCTGATGCACGATCAGGTGTGCCCTCTGGATAAAGGCCTGGCCGCATTCGATACACACATAGGACTTCTCCCCTGAATGGATTCTCTGGTGCAAGCTGAGGGTTGACTTTTGggtgaaggccttcccacattcgcTGCATACGTACTGTCGctcaccagtatgaattctctgatgtatGCTGAGGGTTGAATTCTGGGAGAAGCCttttccacattcactgcattcatAGAGTTTTTCTCGAGTATGCGTTCGCTGATGTCTGAAGAGAGATAATATCTGGGAAAAGGCCTTTCCACACTCATGGCATTTATGGGACTTCTTTCTGGTGTGAATTTTCTGGTGTGTAATCAGTTCTGCCCTCTGAACGAAGActtttccacattccttacatatatgtggtaTGTTACCTGTATGACCTGTCACATATACACCAAGTTTTGGTTGTAGAGGGAAGGCTTTTCCACACCGACTGCATTCCTGGAGGTTTTCTACACTGTGGAATCTTGGTTGCTCAAGGAGGTGTGACTTCTGGGTGAAGTCCCTCCCACATTCAGGACACCTGTCT
This region of Camelus ferus isolate YT-003-E chromosome 9, BCGSAC_Cfer_1.0, whole genome shotgun sequence genomic DNA includes:
- the ZNF175 gene encoding zinc finger protein 175 isoform X1 produces the protein MPTQLQAPGKSGVVSKKDQEQKPRGDMPADTNLPPRPQVLGPEERDGSCEGSVSFEDVTMDFSREEWQQLDPAQRRLYQDVMLEIYSHLFSVGYHIPSPEITVRMGKGKEPWMGEADLPQHRCPGELELESPQQESSEKASLHSDAASKVTRDGAQWFVLEELWEGADQTKAHQGSRNKPPHQGAFLNKEKLNTERDCDCKDPRKVILVRLHLDASRRRPHKRCSLAKSLKPHLEIDHQNQSNTTEHSDEAVGSGQLLIHSSSEAGCERTHTGEDFCEGNRGARVFNHKQSLTRHQINAREKPDRCPECGRDFTQKSHLLEQPRFHSVENLQECSRCGKAFPLQPKLGVYVTGHTGNIPHICKECGKVFVQRAELITHQKIHTRKKSHKCHECGKAFSQILSLFRHQRTHTREKLYECSECGKGFSQNSTLSIHQRIHTGERQYVCSECGKAFTQKSTLSLHQRIHSGEKSYVCIECGQAFIQRAHLIVHQRSHTGEKPYQCHNCGKSFISKSQLDIHHRIHTGEKPYECSDCGKTFTQKSHLNIHHKIHTGERHHVCHECGKAFNQKSILSMHQRTHTGEKPYKCSDCGKAFTSKSQFKEHQRIHTGEKPYICPACGKAFNGRSNFHKHQLTHTRERTFACYKCGNTFIQKSELTAHQRTHVGEKPYECCDCGKTFSKKPQLKVHQRIHTGERPYACSKCGNTFNNRSNFNKHQTTHTRGKPHKSSYSVTSFTQKSIPTMPQHIHK
- the ZNF175 gene encoding zinc finger protein 175 isoform X2 — translated: MPTQLQAPGKSGVVSKKDQEQKPRGDMPADTNLPPRPQVLGPEERDGSCEGSVSFEDVTMDFSREEWQQLDPAQRRLYQDVMLEIYSHLFSVGELELESPQQESSEKASLHSDAASKVTRDGAQWFVLEELWEGADQTKAHQGSRNKPPHQGAFLNKEKLNTERDCDCKDPRKVILVRLHLDASRRRPHKRCSLAKSLKPHLEIDHQNQSNTTEHSDEAVGSGQLLIHSSSEAGCERTHTGEDFCEGNRGARVFNHKQSLTRHQINAREKPDRCPECGRDFTQKSHLLEQPRFHSVENLQECSRCGKAFPLQPKLGVYVTGHTGNIPHICKECGKVFVQRAELITHQKIHTRKKSHKCHECGKAFSQILSLFRHQRTHTREKLYECSECGKGFSQNSTLSIHQRIHTGERQYVCSECGKAFTQKSTLSLHQRIHSGEKSYVCIECGQAFIQRAHLIVHQRSHTGEKPYQCHNCGKSFISKSQLDIHHRIHTGEKPYECSDCGKTFTQKSHLNIHHKIHTGERHHVCHECGKAFNQKSILSMHQRTHTGEKPYKCSDCGKAFTSKSQFKEHQRIHTGEKPYICPACGKAFNGRSNFHKHQLTHTRERTFACYKCGNTFIQKSELTAHQRTHVGEKPYECCDCGKTFSKKPQLKVHQRIHTGERPYACSKCGNTFNNRSNFNKHQTTHTRGKPHKSSYSVTSFTQKSIPTMPQHIHK